In the genome of Massilibacillus massiliensis, one region contains:
- a CDS encoding RidA family protein: MKQVVHTDHAPKAIGPYSQAIKANGFLFISGQIPVNPQTGEIVEGGISAQTTQSLENLKAILKEAGCTMKDVVKTSVFLDDMNDFAAMNTVYANYFEAEAPARACVQVAKLPKGALVEIELIAVCK, encoded by the coding sequence ATGAAACAAGTTGTTCATACAGATCATGCACCAAAGGCAATTGGACCATATTCCCAGGCAATAAAAGCAAATGGATTTTTATTTATATCTGGGCAAATTCCAGTGAATCCACAAACGGGGGAAATCGTTGAGGGCGGCATAAGCGCACAAACTACACAATCCTTAGAAAACTTAAAAGCAATTCTTAAAGAGGCTGGCTGTACAATGAAGGATGTAGTGAAAACGAGTGTTTTCTTAGATGATATGAATGATTTTGCGGCGATGAATACAGTCTACGCAAACTATTTTGAAGCGGAAGCACCAGCGCGTGCATGTGTACAAGTTGCGAAATTACCTAAGGGTGCTTTGGTTGAAATTGAATTGATTGCAGTCTGTAAATGA
- the aroH gene encoding chorismate mutase, whose amino-acid sequence MLQGIRGAITVAENKKETIFLAVQELLMELVEKNNLKLEDIGAAIFSATPDLNAAFPAAAARKIGWDFVPLFGTQELDVENGLDQCVRVLLLVNTEKKQKEIVHVYLGDSNCLRPDLAKKLL is encoded by the coding sequence GTGTTACAAGGAATAAGGGGAGCCATTACTGTAGCAGAGAATAAAAAAGAGACCATTTTTTTGGCAGTGCAAGAATTGTTAATGGAATTAGTCGAGAAAAATAACCTGAAACTTGAAGATATTGGAGCGGCGATTTTTAGTGCTACGCCTGACTTAAATGCGGCGTTTCCAGCAGCTGCAGCAAGAAAGATTGGCTGGGATTTCGTACCTTTATTTGGAACGCAGGAACTTGATGTTGAAAATGGTTTAGATCAATGTGTGCGCGTACTTTTATTGGTCAACACAGAAAAAAAACAAAAGGAAATTGTACATGTTTATTTAGGCGATTCCAATTGTTTACGACCTGATTTAGCAAAAAAATTATTATAG
- a CDS encoding aminotransferase class V-fold PLP-dependent enzyme, whose amino-acid sequence MIKQSFVKRMRQLVVGIEQRVPLLNGKMIKAINFDNAATTPPFISVMNEINEFALWYSSVHRGMGYKSILSSDLYENGRATIKNFVGADEKKDTLIYTKTTTEAINLFANAFHAVYPDAVILSTEMEHLANDLPWRYKFAMDYVKIDAVGKLDLNDLENKLIQYRGKVKLVSVTGASNVTGYINSIYEIAKLAHTYGAEILVDGAQLVPHWAVDMKPFHHMEHIDYLVFSAHKMYAPFGIGIFIGKNYIFKKCQPFLKGGGAVELVTHDFVDWDSAPYKEEAGTPNVIGVAALLKAIDTLKKVDMQHVHQYEQQVIEHIICGLRNVKNIKLFGCPKKQGDKVSIISFTLPDIEHRLIAKILSYEFGIAVRSGLFCAHPYVQKLLGLTKEEIEYYRKHDDIPFPGMVRVSLGLYNTHEEADILIRGVHQIANHTAQYIEKYRKLEQSSAYEQGEIFNHKRHYLP is encoded by the coding sequence ATGATAAAACAAAGTTTTGTAAAAAGAATGCGACAATTGGTCGTGGGGATAGAACAGCGTGTTCCGTTACTCAACGGTAAGATGATAAAAGCGATCAATTTTGATAATGCTGCTACAACGCCTCCTTTCATATCTGTTATGAACGAAATCAACGAATTTGCGTTATGGTATTCATCTGTGCATAGAGGTATGGGGTATAAGTCTATTTTATCTTCGGATCTTTATGAAAATGGCAGAGCAACAATTAAAAATTTTGTTGGGGCAGATGAGAAGAAAGATACCTTGATTTATACGAAAACAACGACAGAAGCAATTAATCTTTTCGCAAATGCTTTTCATGCTGTATATCCAGATGCAGTGATTCTTAGTACAGAGATGGAACATTTGGCAAATGACTTACCTTGGCGGTATAAATTTGCTATGGATTATGTAAAAATCGATGCAGTTGGTAAATTAGACTTAAATGATTTGGAAAATAAATTAATTCAATATCGTGGCAAAGTAAAACTTGTCAGTGTGACTGGCGCATCGAATGTAACTGGGTATATCAATTCAATTTATGAAATCGCGAAACTTGCACATACATATGGAGCGGAAATTTTAGTGGATGGTGCACAGCTTGTACCGCATTGGGCAGTTGATATGAAACCCTTTCATCATATGGAACATATAGACTATTTGGTGTTTTCAGCGCATAAAATGTATGCTCCTTTTGGTATTGGTATATTCATTGGGAAAAATTATATTTTTAAGAAATGTCAGCCCTTTCTAAAAGGAGGCGGCGCCGTTGAATTGGTTACGCATGATTTTGTAGATTGGGATAGTGCGCCTTATAAAGAGGAGGCTGGTACGCCTAACGTAATTGGGGTTGCTGCTTTATTAAAAGCGATTGATACATTGAAAAAAGTGGATATGCAGCATGTTCACCAATATGAGCAGCAGGTGATTGAACATATCATTTGCGGTCTGAGAAATGTGAAAAATATTAAATTGTTTGGTTGTCCGAAAAAACAAGGTGATAAAGTGAGCATTATTTCATTCACTTTACCTGATATTGAACATCGATTAATTGCAAAAATTTTATCGTATGAATTTGGCATTGCTGTGCGGAGTGGATTATTCTGTGCGCATCCTTATGTGCAAAAACTATTAGGATTGACAAAGGAGGAGATCGAATATTATCGTAAACATGATGATATTCCTTTCCCCGGAATGGTTAGAGTCAGCCTTGGTTTGTATAATACACATGAAGAAGCCGATATTTTGATTCGTGGTGTTCATCAAATTGCAAATCATACTGCACAGTATATCGAAAAATATCGTAAATTGGAGCAGTCCTCAGCTTATGAGCAAGGGGAAATTTTTAATCATAAGCGTCATTATTTGCCGTAA
- a CDS encoding HAD-IA family hydrolase: MQDFAKYNTLFFDLDGTLSDSALGIIRCLQYSLEKVGIMETEIEKLRCFIGPSLTETYMEGYKMNEQEAMRATAFYRERFEREGIKENAMFEGVGEMLEALKKQQKTLVLATAKPTEHAKEIISYYQIDHYFTVIAGSNFDGTREHKGEVIDFALSQLEHVDLQRTLMIGDRKHDILGARENGIAAVGVSYGYGSMTELTESNPKKIVHSVAELKKLLVGM, encoded by the coding sequence ATGCAGGATTTTGCAAAATATAATACGCTGTTTTTTGATCTGGATGGAACCTTATCCGACTCAGCTTTAGGCATTATTCGTTGTCTTCAATATTCGTTGGAGAAAGTGGGAATCATGGAGACTGAAATAGAAAAATTGCGTTGTTTTATTGGACCTTCTTTAACTGAAACCTATATGGAAGGTTACAAAATGAATGAACAAGAGGCAATGCGAGCGACGGCTTTTTATCGTGAACGTTTTGAACGTGAAGGCATAAAGGAAAATGCAATGTTTGAGGGCGTGGGTGAAATGCTAGAAGCGCTAAAAAAACAACAGAAGACACTTGTGCTTGCTACAGCTAAGCCAACCGAACATGCAAAAGAAATCATATCCTATTATCAAATTGATCATTATTTTACAGTTATAGCGGGAAGTAATTTTGACGGAACGCGTGAACATAAGGGCGAAGTTATTGACTTTGCCTTGTCTCAGCTTGAACATGTGGATCTTCAGCGTACGCTTATGATTGGAGATCGCAAGCATGATATTTTAGGAGCTCGTGAAAATGGAATCGCTGCTGTTGGTGTTAGCTATGGATACGGCAGTATGACTGAACTGACGGAATCAAATCCAAAAAAAATTGTACATTCAGTTGCGGAATTAAAGAAACTTTTGGTAGGAATGTAA
- a CDS encoding PAS domain-containing sensor histidine kinase: MNKRYLKKALDTELAAYHDDHITFVDNLPATVFVVDYKNRILTINEAGEQLFQQLNFTQEIDLKEFNLPDWLIHELYKFRQLQYLSIKFHKNISVDDSIVIFEITFSKQDANNTLENIKISIKKLSQNIILPDFQDLHKLYYDAFYYNSTAMVIFDENMRIVSLNKSCEKLFDISSEDYEGKQSYLGRISKKSYRYLIHYNHQHPAEERLPNYQTIEVKTAKGIRKTLYITTSFIPHSKQTLVSITDVIQEKTIFKKLLLDSSIVGNPFDQLPIITFISSLTGEIMEANQSFCIATGLSHDHIYHKNWLDLALDAKPDLHRDILRKLEANAIVENIEMTFNWVALEPPQRIGLLSARKICFKNKPAIIFTINDISQVHELANEIYRLERLNIASELAAGVGHEIRNPMTSVRGFLQMLSKKAEMKTYQSYFELMIEELDRANLIITEYLSLAKNKLSQVESTNINCIIRQILPLLQTNAITHNNFIDIDLNEIPDLLLDGKEIRQLLLNIVKNGLEAMQSGGKITIATKQDTQNIILSIKDEGPGIPDEIKEKIGTPFFTTKENGTGLGLSICYTIASKNNATITIDSSSKGTTFYIKFPLPNFDTMT, encoded by the coding sequence ATGAACAAACGGTACCTCAAGAAAGCTCTTGACACAGAATTGGCTGCCTATCATGATGATCATATAACTTTTGTTGATAATTTACCTGCTACTGTTTTTGTAGTCGACTATAAAAACCGCATCTTAACGATCAACGAAGCCGGAGAGCAACTCTTTCAGCAATTAAATTTTACACAAGAAATAGATCTAAAAGAATTCAATTTACCAGATTGGCTGATTCATGAATTATATAAATTTCGTCAGCTGCAATATCTGTCTATTAAATTTCATAAAAACATCTCTGTAGACGACTCAATAGTCATTTTTGAAATAACTTTTTCCAAGCAAGATGCGAACAATACCTTGGAAAATATAAAAATAAGTATAAAAAAATTATCTCAAAATATCATTTTACCTGACTTTCAAGATTTACACAAACTATACTATGATGCGTTTTACTATAATAGCACTGCGATGGTTATTTTTGACGAAAACATGCGCATTGTTTCCCTAAACAAAAGTTGTGAAAAACTCTTTGATATCAGCAGTGAAGATTATGAAGGTAAACAAAGTTATTTAGGACGGATATCAAAAAAATCTTATCGTTATCTCATTCATTATAATCACCAGCATCCTGCTGAGGAAAGACTGCCCAATTATCAAACCATTGAAGTTAAAACTGCGAAGGGTATCCGTAAAACCCTTTATATTACAACCTCTTTTATTCCGCATAGCAAACAAACTTTAGTTTCCATTACAGATGTAATTCAAGAAAAAACGATATTTAAAAAACTTTTGCTGGATAGCAGCATTGTTGGAAATCCATTCGATCAGCTACCAATTATCACCTTTATTTCCTCCTTAACCGGCGAAATTATGGAAGCAAATCAAAGTTTTTGTATTGCCACAGGTCTGTCTCATGATCATATTTATCATAAAAATTGGTTGGATTTAGCACTCGATGCCAAACCCGATTTACATCGCGACATCCTAAGAAAATTAGAAGCCAATGCGATTGTTGAAAATATTGAGATGACATTCAATTGGGTCGCTTTAGAACCTCCACAACGTATCGGCTTATTATCCGCACGCAAAATTTGTTTTAAAAACAAACCTGCTATCATTTTCACAATCAACGATATTAGTCAAGTTCACGAACTCGCCAATGAAATCTATCGACTAGAACGGCTCAATATTGCCAGCGAACTTGCAGCTGGTGTTGGTCATGAAATTCGTAATCCAATGACGTCAGTTCGCGGATTTTTACAAATGCTCAGCAAAAAAGCCGAAATGAAAACCTATCAATCTTATTTTGAATTGATGATCGAGGAATTAGATCGAGCCAATTTAATCATTACAGAATATTTATCTCTGGCAAAAAACAAACTCAGTCAAGTTGAGTCTACAAATATAAACTGTATTATCAGACAAATTCTTCCTTTACTTCAGACGAATGCGATTACACATAACAATTTTATCGACATTGATTTAAATGAAATTCCTGATTTACTACTTGACGGAAAAGAAATCAGACAGCTGCTTTTAAACATTGTAAAAAATGGTTTAGAAGCAATGCAATCCGGTGGAAAAATAACCATTGCAACAAAACAAGACACACAAAATATTATTTTATCAATTAAAGACGAAGGCCCTGGGATTCCAGACGAGATCAAAGAAAAAATCGGTACACCGTTTTTTACGACAAAGGAAAATGGAACTGGACTTGGTCTCTCAATTTGTTATACAATTGCCAGCAAAAATAATGCTACTATTACAATTGATTCTTCCTCTAAAGGCACTACCTTTTACATAAAATTTCCACTGCCTAATTTTGATACAATGACATAA
- a CDS encoding class II fructose-bisphosphate aldolase: protein MLVSTKEMLQEAKQRGFAIPSANFVDQISAKAYIRVAEEMGLPLILSYAQAHSVYQNIEEAAMIGKFYIERARVPIALHLDHGTDAVFIKKAIEAGFTSVMIDASTQDLEGNIEMTKSIVDFAHRKNIPVEAEIGHVGTGINVGQGETDAGDESIYTTVEEAKQMVQRSGLDSLAVSIGTAHGLYKGTPQINFARLRELAQAIEIPLVLHGGSSSGDENLEKCALEGIAKINIYTDFVVNAYQNLREGKAADYFEVKKLLVQGMENMLKHYYKVFHTRTIG, encoded by the coding sequence ATGCTGGTATCGACAAAAGAAATGCTTCAGGAAGCGAAACAAAGGGGCTTTGCAATACCGTCGGCCAATTTTGTCGATCAAATATCGGCGAAAGCGTATATCAGGGTAGCTGAAGAAATGGGGCTGCCGCTGATCTTATCTTATGCACAAGCGCATTCAGTTTATCAGAATATAGAAGAAGCAGCTATGATTGGAAAATTTTATATTGAACGGGCAAGGGTTCCAATTGCGCTGCATCTTGATCATGGTACTGATGCTGTGTTTATCAAAAAGGCAATTGAGGCTGGCTTTACTTCGGTTATGATTGACGCTTCGACACAGGATCTCGAGGGAAATATAGAAATGACGAAAAGCATTGTGGATTTCGCGCATAGAAAAAATATTCCGGTAGAGGCTGAAATAGGACATGTAGGAACAGGCATCAATGTCGGACAAGGAGAGACAGATGCCGGAGATGAAAGTATCTATACTACGGTAGAAGAAGCAAAACAAATGGTACAAAGAAGTGGTCTTGATAGTTTGGCTGTATCAATAGGAACGGCGCATGGACTGTATAAGGGGACACCGCAAATTAATTTTGCAAGGTTGCGAGAATTGGCACAAGCGATAGAGATACCGTTGGTATTGCATGGCGGGTCATCATCCGGTGATGAAAATTTAGAAAAATGTGCATTAGAAGGTATTGCTAAAATTAATATCTATACGGATTTTGTTGTGAATGCTTATCAAAATTTACGGGAAGGCAAAGCTGCGGATTATTTTGAGGTGAAGAAACTTCTGGTTCAAGGCATGGAAAATATGTTGAAGCACTATTACAAGGTTTTTCATACCCGAACAATAGGATAA
- a CDS encoding class II aldolase/adducin family protein: MFEKEKQKMIETGIKIDRYGLIALSGGNVSWRMTTGEILVTPSGMIYEDLVKEDILVVNIDGMILEGTRKPSVDTVALRYIYKHMPNVNAIIHTHQPYATAVSLIADELPCVLTTLANSVRGSVKVCPFSSAASEQMGIEMVANIEDKLAVILKNHGVIAVGADLKQALCACVYLEEAAKTYLAARAVSKDIALLSESQIEQAVAVFEHYGQGK; this comes from the coding sequence TTGTTTGAAAAAGAAAAGCAAAAAATGATTGAGACGGGGATAAAAATTGATCGGTATGGACTGATTGCTCTTTCGGGAGGAAATGTCAGCTGGCGTATGACTACTGGAGAAATTTTGGTGACTCCCTCAGGCATGATATATGAAGACCTTGTTAAAGAGGATATTTTAGTTGTCAATATTGACGGCATGATTTTAGAAGGCACCAGAAAACCGTCTGTGGATACGGTGGCTTTGCGGTATATCTATAAACATATGCCAAATGTAAATGCAATCATCCATACACATCAGCCATATGCAACGGCTGTCAGCCTTATTGCCGATGAGCTGCCGTGCGTTCTTACTACATTAGCCAATTCGGTGAGAGGCAGTGTAAAGGTTTGTCCGTTTAGTTCGGCTGCCAGTGAACAAATGGGAATTGAAATGGTAGCCAATATAGAAGATAAGCTTGCGGTGATCTTAAAAAATCATGGTGTGATCGCTGTTGGGGCGGACTTAAAGCAGGCACTTTGTGCATGTGTTTATTTGGAGGAGGCAGCGAAAACTTATTTGGCAGCCAGAGCTGTAAGCAAGGATATTGCCCTTTTGTCAGAAAGTCAAATTGAACAGGCTGTTGCGGTCTTTGAGCATTATGGGCAAGGAAAATGA
- a CDS encoding PTS galactitol transporter subunit IIC gives MDTVLTAFKFIQGLGPSVMMPIIIFILGVVLKTGVGKAIRAGLTVGIGFIGLNLVIGLMSSSLGPAAQQMVERYGLSLSVIDVGWPAAAAIAFASTVGTVIIPLCLLVNIVMLFTNTTQTVDVDIWDYWHFAFTGALVAILTDSQMLGIIAAVLNMIIIMVIADYTAPALEKTNGLAGISLPHGFSGAYVPVAWIINKVIDMIPGVRDINIDLNKIQNKFGVFGEPILVGTVLGLIIGVVAGYEIGPVLTLGITLGGVLVLIPKMAAMLMEGLLPISDAASEFIETRFKDRGKIYIGLDSAIGIGHPITLAVSLILVPLTVFMAVVLPGNKVLPFADLAVIPFMFVLIIPMVNGNGFRALVTGIITIAAGLLIATDLSPLMTTAAVNAKFKMPEGAMAISSICDGANPLTWAIVHINDIGIAGIGLLAIVAIGMAIINRNRIIREAREIHAASDNTGM, from the coding sequence ATGGATACAGTATTGACTGCTTTTAAATTTATACAAGGTTTGGGGCCTTCGGTTATGATGCCAATCATCATCTTTATTTTAGGAGTTGTGTTAAAAACGGGAGTAGGAAAGGCAATCAGAGCAGGGCTGACCGTGGGCATCGGGTTTATTGGGCTGAATCTTGTCATCGGTCTTATGAGTTCAAGCCTGGGGCCGGCAGCTCAGCAAATGGTAGAACGTTATGGTTTGAGTTTGTCAGTGATTGATGTAGGCTGGCCGGCAGCCGCAGCGATCGCATTTGCATCTACTGTTGGGACCGTTATTATTCCTTTATGCTTGCTGGTTAATATTGTGATGTTGTTTACCAATACAACGCAAACTGTGGATGTTGATATCTGGGATTATTGGCATTTTGCTTTTACCGGGGCTTTGGTTGCGATACTAACAGACAGCCAGATGCTTGGAATTATAGCGGCGGTGTTGAATATGATCATCATTATGGTGATTGCCGATTATACAGCGCCTGCTCTGGAGAAAACCAATGGGCTCGCGGGAATTTCTCTGCCGCATGGATTTAGCGGCGCATATGTACCTGTTGCGTGGATCATCAATAAAGTGATTGACATGATTCCGGGTGTAAGAGATATTAATATTGATTTAAATAAAATACAAAATAAATTTGGTGTATTTGGCGAGCCTATCCTGGTAGGCACTGTATTGGGGCTGATCATTGGCGTCGTTGCAGGGTATGAGATCGGTCCGGTGCTGACACTCGGGATAACTTTGGGCGGGGTGTTGGTTCTCATTCCTAAAATGGCTGCAATGCTGATGGAAGGATTGCTGCCGATATCGGATGCTGCATCTGAATTTATTGAGACACGCTTTAAAGACAGGGGCAAAATTTATATCGGGCTTGATTCGGCGATTGGGATAGGGCATCCGATCACGTTGGCAGTTTCTTTGATTCTTGTACCTTTGACGGTTTTTATGGCAGTTGTGCTTCCGGGAAATAAAGTTCTGCCATTTGCAGATCTTGCCGTTATTCCGTTCATGTTTGTTTTGATCATCCCAATGGTGAACGGAAATGGCTTTAGAGCTTTAGTTACCGGAATTATCACAATCGCAGCGGGACTTTTGATCGCTACCGATCTTTCACCGCTGATGACTACGGCGGCGGTCAATGCCAAATTCAAAATGCCGGAGGGGGCTATGGCTATTTCCAGTATTTGCGATGGTGCGAATCCTCTTACCTGGGCGATTGTGCATATCAATGATATCGGTATTGCAGGAATCGGTTTGCTGGCTATTGTAGCAATCGGTATGGCGATCATCAACAGGAATAGGATCATCAGAGAAGCACGGGAAATACATGCGGCAAGTGATAATACGGGGATGTGA
- a CDS encoding PTS sugar transporter subunit IIB: MKKILVACGAGVCTSTAVLNKLKKILDDHGWKGKYELFQCKIAEVPSKSANCDLCIATTMVSDVKCPFIMGIAFLTGRGLDDVVKQILAELEK, encoded by the coding sequence ATGAAAAAGATTCTCGTAGCATGCGGAGCCGGTGTTTGTACATCGACGGCAGTGTTAAACAAACTGAAAAAGATTTTAGATGATCATGGCTGGAAAGGCAAATATGAATTATTTCAATGTAAGATTGCAGAGGTGCCTTCTAAATCGGCAAACTGCGATTTATGTATCGCAACGACGATGGTATCTGATGTTAAATGTCCTTTTATTATGGGAATTGCTTTCCTGACAGGAAGAGGGCTCGATGATGTTGTTAAGCAGATTTTAGCGGAATTAGAAAAGTAA
- a CDS encoding PTS sugar transporter subunit IIA, which yields MKSDNKILDMNIDLDFIFINFTANDDMEVIRKMAENLNAKGVVKDSFVPAILERERNFCTGLQFDEAGIAIPHTDTQHVNIPAISIAVLNNPIIFQGMGMPGTKVNVEIVFMLAIKEAHSHMEFLQTLMTEFQREGVLRNLITSKSKTALLHTFNMLFSK from the coding sequence GTGAAATCTGACAATAAGATTTTAGATATGAATATAGACTTAGATTTTATATTTATTAATTTTACAGCAAATGATGATATGGAAGTCATTAGAAAAATGGCAGAAAATTTAAATGCAAAGGGGGTGGTAAAGGATAGCTTTGTTCCAGCTATTTTGGAAAGGGAAAGAAATTTTTGTACAGGACTGCAATTTGATGAGGCAGGTATAGCAATTCCTCACACCGATACGCAGCATGTCAATATACCGGCAATCAGTATAGCAGTATTAAACAATCCGATTATTTTTCAAGGCATGGGAATGCCGGGAACAAAGGTAAATGTGGAAATTGTATTTATGCTGGCAATCAAAGAGGCCCACAGTCATATGGAGTTTTTACAGACCTTGATGACAGAATTCCAGCGTGAAGGCGTATTACGGAATTTGATTACAAGTAAATCTAAGACTGCATTATTGCATACATTTAACATGTTGTTTAGCAAGTAG
- a CDS encoding BglG family transcription antiterminator, whose translation MVIQNKRILQILKLLNHNNGSVTGKYLADLIGVSSRTIRSDMKEVAWLLRGQGAHIVAETRNGYTLAVDDEETYEALLYSIHSAKDYKGINVVPSDYHDRISFIIARILLNSLYNKVVKQEDLSDELFISLSTLKKYLGDIKKSVERFNLKLTTDRKNGIKISGDEAQIRYCISEYIFNRDDLLNLPKNQFFNDLFPSQEIEAIKHILLKVILKHNIHLTDIAFKNLLVHIIITMRRAGKKNTVEYTANECLRLEQSSYFIPAGEILDIVDQQLGVDIKNEIYYLTQHFIASQKFIESSKNSDELKILIRSILKKINDNTEIDLSNDDELISGITIHLIAAISRLRFNMNIRNDILKSIKTNYPLAFDMALIAGEVIEKEENVKTNENEIGYLAIHFGAALERNKLSSEMGKTAVIVCGTGLSSGLLLKSKLQRRFGAILQIKKVMSCYELDERILRQTDFVFTTVPIHQIKSEKIIRVEPIMTEYDLTRVEKEINQVCTEKIDVNCNEFFKENLFFSALEAESSEEVIEKMANGMIKNGYMDESVKQSIFDRERMASTEFSKFIAIPHSLENHMDKPAISVAILKKSIVWDKERVQIVFLLGIPQRLYHTWEDIFKKIYDNFIEGNSGEVLLKSPSFDTLITELKK comes from the coding sequence ATGGTGATTCAAAATAAAAGAATTTTACAGATTCTAAAATTATTAAATCATAACAATGGAAGTGTTACAGGAAAATATTTAGCGGATTTAATAGGCGTGAGCAGTCGTACAATTAGAAGTGATATGAAAGAAGTAGCATGGCTGCTGAGAGGGCAAGGTGCTCATATTGTTGCTGAAACAAGAAATGGATATACATTGGCAGTAGATGATGAGGAGACATACGAGGCATTGCTATATTCTATTCATAGTGCAAAAGATTATAAAGGAATCAATGTAGTCCCGTCTGATTATCATGATCGTATTTCTTTCATTATTGCCAGAATTTTACTGAATTCATTATATAATAAGGTCGTCAAGCAAGAGGATCTATCAGATGAATTATTCATCAGTCTATCCACTTTGAAGAAATATCTAGGTGATATTAAAAAGAGTGTAGAGCGTTTTAATTTAAAACTTACAACGGATCGAAAAAATGGTATAAAGATAAGCGGCGATGAAGCTCAGATCAGGTATTGCATATCGGAATATATTTTTAATCGAGATGATCTTTTAAATCTACCCAAGAATCAATTTTTCAATGATTTGTTTCCGAGCCAAGAAATAGAAGCCATAAAGCATATTCTACTGAAAGTCATTTTAAAACATAATATTCATTTGACGGATATTGCTTTCAAAAATTTGTTGGTACATATTATTATAACGATGCGCAGAGCTGGCAAGAAGAATACGGTAGAGTATACTGCAAATGAATGTTTGAGACTGGAGCAATCAAGCTATTTTATTCCGGCAGGGGAAATTCTCGACATCGTTGATCAACAGCTGGGCGTGGATATCAAAAATGAGATATATTATTTAACGCAGCATTTTATTGCGAGTCAAAAATTTATAGAATCATCAAAAAATAGTGATGAGCTGAAAATTTTAATTCGTTCAATATTAAAAAAAATAAATGATAATACAGAGATTGACTTGTCCAATGATGATGAATTGATTTCTGGAATAACAATACATCTGATCGCTGCGATTAGCAGGCTTCGATTTAATATGAATATAAGAAATGATATTTTAAAGTCAATTAAGACAAATTATCCATTGGCTTTTGATATGGCATTGATTGCTGGAGAAGTTATCGAAAAAGAAGAAAACGTAAAAACAAATGAAAACGAAATTGGATATTTGGCTATTCATTTTGGTGCGGCCTTAGAGCGTAATAAGCTAAGCAGTGAAATGGGAAAGACCGCTGTGATTGTTTGTGGGACAGGCCTTTCATCGGGTCTCTTGCTCAAAAGTAAACTGCAAAGAAGATTTGGCGCTATATTACAGATCAAAAAAGTCATGAGCTGTTATGAACTCGACGAGAGAATTCTACGACAGACTGATTTTGTCTTTACAACTGTACCGATACACCAGATCAAATCTGAAAAAATTATTCGTGTAGAGCCTATTATGACCGAATATGACCTTACAAGAGTGGAGAAGGAAATCAATCAGGTATGTACAGAGAAAATTGATGTAAACTGCAATGAATTTTTTAAGGAAAATCTATTTTTCTCGGCATTAGAAGCGGAATCTTCCGAAGAAGTCATAGAAAAAATGGCAAATGGGATGATAAAAAACGGTTATATGGATGAAAGTGTGAAACAATCAATTTTCGACAGAGAACGTATGGCGTCTACGGAATTTTCCAAGTTTATTGCGATACCACATTCTTTGGAAAATCATATGGATAAACCAGCGATTAGTGTGGCGATATTAAAAAAATCTATTGTGTGGGATAAAGAGAGGGTGCAAATTGTATTTCTACTTGGGATACCACAGCGGTTATACCATACATGGGAAGATATATTTAAAAAAATATACGATAATTTCATAGAGGGAAACAGTGGAGAGGTTTTATTAAAATCACCTTCTTTTGATACATTGATTACAGAATTAAAAAAATAA